The Desulforegulaceae bacterium genome includes a window with the following:
- a CDS encoding DUF1566 domain-containing protein produces the protein MSLFQTDQTQCYDAKGQIIPCTGTGQDGDTRKGKVWPKPRFIEDEEIVTDRLTNLIWARNAGLSDFPLSWSEAFDFVKQMNAAGQYGLNQWRLPSRSELFSLVSNDRINPAIVQSDLFFNLFNGYYWTATPCARYPEQAWYVHMGGGRVVKGMIHGFYMVWPVHDSSFKNNKSGKSRILPQNRFVLSEGMVVDQATGLSWLQNANILEKEVTWSEALIGIEEINQAKKAGYQDWRLPNIRELESLVDINTHSPAIFGKHYFKSVRPFYWSSTTSSYQPAYAWTLYTQDGNIGVGYKLHPEFYVWPVRGE, from the coding sequence TTGAGTCTATTTCAAACTGACCAAACTCAATGTTATGACGCCAAAGGGCAAATCATTCCCTGCACTGGAACCGGCCAGGATGGAGATACCCGGAAAGGGAAAGTGTGGCCAAAACCCCGTTTTATTGAAGACGAAGAAATTGTCACAGACCGGTTGACCAACCTTATCTGGGCAAGGAATGCAGGATTGAGTGATTTTCCACTTTCCTGGTCTGAGGCGTTTGATTTTGTAAAGCAGATGAATGCAGCTGGTCAATATGGATTGAACCAATGGAGACTTCCCAGCCGATCTGAATTGTTCAGTCTGGTAAGTAATGACCGGATTAATCCGGCCATTGTCCAGTCTGATCTGTTTTTCAATTTATTTAATGGATACTATTGGACTGCAACACCCTGTGCAAGATATCCTGAACAAGCCTGGTATGTCCATATGGGCGGAGGGAGAGTTGTAAAGGGCATGATTCATGGATTTTATATGGTCTGGCCCGTCCATGACAGCAGTTTTAAAAACAATAAATCTGGTAAAAGCAGAATTTTACCCCAAAATCGATTTGTCCTGTCAGAAGGTATGGTCGTGGACCAGGCCACAGGCTTATCTTGGCTGCAGAATGCCAATATTCTGGAAAAGGAAGTTACCTGGTCAGAGGCGTTGATCGGAATTGAAGAAATCAATCAAGCAAAAAAAGCAGGTTATCAAGACTGGCGGCTGCCCAATATCCGAGAACTGGAAAGTCTTGTCGATATAAACACCCATTCTCCGGCTATTTTCGGAAAGCATTACTTTAAATCAGTCCGCCCTTTTTACTGGTCTTCAACAACTAGTTCTTATCAACCTGCCTATGCTTGGACATTATATACACAAGACGGCAACATCGGCGTCGGATACAAGTTGCATCCTGAATTTTATGTCTGGCCGGTCAGAGGAGAATAA
- a CDS encoding HD domain-containing protein, producing MKIYKVGGKIRDQLLGIKSYDSDYVIFEADEKQLLEKLPDIKKIGKKKPVYISKGNEYTISEFESIEKDLESRDLTINAIAKSEEDKIISHPKALKDIEEKILRPVSIKNFFDDPLRVFRAARFSAVFPDFKVSEELINAMKLTKEKGLTKNISAERVGNELRKAFEAKRPENFISLLNDTGNLSPWFKEFENADKIPAGPEKFHGKNTVFDHTLDCMQKVYGSSLLVWMAFCHDLGKIKTPKEILPSHYGHEKTGARLANNIGKRLKLPSKFIKAGITSAKYHMKTGVYNELKPSTRVKLLMELYNKGFLREVFIITNADKGIDYFDQAEKDLEKILKIKLPEEKKELGKKSGEILFQMRCEALQDKFSY from the coding sequence ATGAAAATTTATAAAGTAGGCGGAAAAATAAGAGATCAGCTTCTTGGAATAAAAAGTTATGATTCTGATTATGTTATATTTGAAGCTGATGAAAAACAACTTTTGGAAAAACTTCCAGATATTAAAAAAATAGGAAAAAAAAAGCCTGTTTATATTTCTAAGGGCAATGAATATACAATTTCTGAATTTGAAAGCATTGAAAAAGACCTTGAATCAAGAGATCTTACAATTAATGCAATTGCAAAATCTGAAGAAGATAAAATCATTTCTCACCCAAAAGCTTTAAAAGATATTGAAGAAAAAATTTTACGCCCTGTTTCAATAAAAAACTTTTTTGATGATCCTTTAAGAGTTTTTAGAGCCGCAAGGTTTTCTGCTGTATTTCCTGATTTTAAAGTGTCTGAAGAGCTTATTAATGCAATGAAACTCACCAAAGAAAAAGGACTTACAAAAAATATTTCGGCCGAAAGAGTGGGAAATGAATTAAGAAAAGCATTTGAAGCTAAAAGACCGGAAAATTTCATTAGTCTTTTAAATGATACAGGCAATTTAAGCCCCTGGTTTAAAGAATTTGAAAATGCAGATAAAATCCCTGCAGGGCCTGAAAAATTTCACGGAAAAAATACAGTATTTGACCATACTCTGGACTGTATGCAAAAAGTTTATGGATCAAGCCTTCTTGTGTGGATGGCATTTTGTCATGATCTTGGTAAAATAAAAACCCCAAAAGAGATTCTTCCCTCCCATTATGGCCATGAAAAAACAGGAGCCAGGCTTGCAAATAACATTGGAAAAAGATTAAAACTTCCTTCAAAATTTATAAAAGCAGGAATAACTTCAGCAAAATACCATATGAAAACTGGTGTTTACAATGAGTTAAAACCTTCAACAAGAGTAAAGCTTTTAATGGAGCTCTACAATAAAGGATTTTTAAGAGAAGTTTTTATTATAACAAATGCAGATAAAGGAATAGATTATTTTGATCAGGCTGAAAAAGATCTTGAAAAAATTTTAAAAATCAAGCTTCCTGAAGAAAAAAAAGAGCTTGGTAAAAAATCAGGAGAAATACTTTTTCAAATGAGATGTGAAGCTTTGCAAGATAAGTTTTCATATTAA
- the carA gene encoding glutamine-hydrolyzing carbamoyl-phosphate synthase small subunit has product MKAVLALEDGTIFPCKSFTGPGESGGELVFNTGMTGYQEVLTNPSYSGQMVVMTYPLIGSYGVNDEDVESDKIQVSSFIVKEYQNYPSNYRSTKSLSAYLQSENILGIHDLDTRGLVVHLRESGTMRGFISTYETDCPQNLVEKAKSFPLIEGRDLVKNLTTTKPYFWDNKGKTFLDNLDSGDKVWKSKGKNKICVFDFGVSFSVLNLLDLNDFEVLVVPAFTSSYEVKNLDPDGVFLSNGPGDPKPLDYAVETIKNILGFKPIFGICLGTGLAGLAVGGNTFKLKHGHRGPNNPVKKEDGSIESRAQNHGFAIETESIDQGKVKITHLNLNDDTIEGFKHKEFSLICVQHLPEASPGLENSSGFFSDLKKMINDFKTKEQ; this is encoded by the coding sequence ATGAAAGCAGTTCTTGCCCTGGAAGACGGGACTATATTTCCGTGCAAGAGTTTTACCGGGCCCGGAGAATCGGGCGGGGAGCTTGTTTTTAATACAGGTATGACCGGTTATCAGGAGGTTTTGACAAATCCTTCCTATAGCGGTCAAATGGTGGTAATGACCTATCCTCTTATCGGCAGTTACGGGGTTAATGATGAGGATGTGGAATCAGATAAAATTCAGGTTTCATCTTTTATTGTTAAAGAATATCAAAATTACCCCAGCAATTACAGATCAACCAAAAGCCTTTCGGCTTATCTTCAGTCAGAAAATATTTTAGGGATCCATGATTTAGACACAAGAGGACTTGTTGTTCATTTAAGGGAAAGCGGAACCATGCGTGGTTTTATTTCCACTTATGAAACAGATTGCCCGCAAAATCTTGTTGAAAAAGCTAAAAGTTTCCCTTTAATAGAAGGCAGGGATCTTGTAAAAAATCTTACAACAACAAAACCTTATTTTTGGGATAATAAGGGTAAAACATTTCTTGATAACCTGGATTCAGGCGACAAAGTTTGGAAGTCAAAAGGAAAAAATAAAATCTGTGTTTTTGATTTTGGAGTAAGTTTCAGTGTTTTAAACCTTTTGGATTTAAATGATTTTGAAGTTCTTGTTGTTCCGGCATTTACAAGTTCTTATGAAGTCAAAAACCTTGATCCTGACGGAGTTTTTCTTTCAAACGGGCCAGGAGATCCAAAGCCTTTAGATTATGCAGTTGAAACAATTAAAAATATTTTAGGGTTTAAGCCGATTTTTGGAATTTGTCTTGGAACCGGACTTGCCGGGCTTGCTGTGGGTGGAAACACTTTTAAGCTGAAACATGGGCATAGAGGGCCAAATAATCCAGTAAAAAAAGAAGACGGAAGTATAGAATCAAGAGCACAAAATCACGGATTTGCAATTGAAACTGAAAGTATTGATCAAGGTAAAGTTAAGATTACTCACCTGAATCTAAATGATGATACAATTGAAGGTTTCAAACACAAAGAATTTTCTCTAATCTGCGTTCAACACCTTCCTGAAGCTTCTCCAGGCCTTGAGAACTCGTCGGGTTTTTTTTCAGATTTAAAAAAAATGATAAATGATTTTAAAACTAAAGAACAATAA
- a CDS encoding YhdH/YhfP family quinone oxidoreductase, giving the protein MTEAKFKALVVNEIEKGVFHREIKERKTEELPSGNVLIRVYYSSLNYKDALSAMGNKGVTRKYPHTPGIDAAGIVEKSQSDLFKPGDKVIVTSYDLGMNTSGGFSEFIRVPDSWVVPLPEKLSLKQSMMFGTAGFTAGLSIYKLINSGITPDSGEILVTGATGGVGSIAVSILSQEGYSVCAVNGLNDESDYLLSLGAKSVISIEEASAGNVPLLKERWAGCIDTVGGNILANAIKSTKQHGAVTCCGNAASHDLPLNVYPFILRGVSLLGIDSQQCPMDLRKKIWDKIAEKWNNPEINKFVSEISLELLSEKIDLMLKGKNKGRTIVKIKEEI; this is encoded by the coding sequence ATGACAGAAGCAAAATTTAAAGCTCTGGTTGTAAACGAGATTGAAAAAGGAGTTTTTCACCGTGAAATCAAAGAGCGTAAAACTGAAGAACTACCTTCTGGGAATGTCCTTATAAGGGTTTATTATTCATCCCTTAATTATAAGGATGCCCTGTCCGCCATGGGAAACAAAGGGGTTACAAGAAAATACCCCCACACTCCGGGAATTGATGCAGCTGGAATTGTTGAAAAAAGCCAAAGTGATTTATTTAAACCAGGGGATAAAGTTATAGTTACAAGCTATGACTTGGGAATGAATACTTCAGGAGGATTTTCTGAATTTATAAGAGTTCCTGACTCCTGGGTTGTTCCTCTTCCGGAAAAACTAAGCTTAAAGCAAAGCATGATGTTTGGAACTGCTGGTTTTACAGCAGGATTGTCAATATATAAGCTTATAAACTCCGGAATTACTCCTGATTCAGGAGAAATCCTTGTCACCGGGGCAACAGGAGGGGTGGGAAGCATAGCAGTTTCAATTTTAAGTCAGGAAGGTTATTCTGTTTGTGCTGTAAACGGGTTAAACGATGAATCCGATTATCTTTTAAGTCTGGGAGCAAAATCTGTAATAAGTATTGAAGAAGCTTCAGCCGGAAATGTCCCTCTTTTAAAAGAACGCTGGGCTGGATGCATTGATACTGTGGGCGGAAATATTCTTGCCAATGCAATAAAGTCCACAAAACAACACGGAGCGGTAACCTGCTGCGGAAATGCAGCCTCCCATGATCTGCCGCTTAATGTATACCCTTTTATTCTAAGGGGAGTTTCCCTTCTAGGAATTGATTCCCAGCAATGCCCAATGGATTTGAGAAAAAAAATCTGGGATAAAATTGCTGAAAAATGGAACAATCCTGAAATTAATAAATTTGTATCTGAAATTTCCCTTGAGCTTCTAAGTGAAAAAATAGATTTGATGCTTAAAGGTAAAAACAAAGGAAGAACAATTGTAAAAATTAAAGAAGAAATTTGA
- a CDS encoding pirin family protein, whose amino-acid sequence MIKIIKADNRHFSNFGWLKTYWLFSFSNYYDPNNVRFGALRVFNDDIVEPGKGFPTHPHEEMEIITIVLDGEMTHEDSMGNKTVIKSGDVQRMSAGTGITHSEFNLAKKPVHFYQIWILPDKSELKPTYDQKNFESSKWKNKLLPLASGQNIEETVSFHTDSTIYRCSLDLDKEVKHENTAGRKIFVYLTKGQISINDEILNAKDQARIELEESLTIKAWQPSDFILINLSS is encoded by the coding sequence ATGATAAAAATTATTAAAGCTGATAATCGTCATTTTTCAAATTTTGGGTGGCTCAAAACTTATTGGTTGTTTTCTTTTTCTAACTACTATGATCCAAATAATGTTCGGTTTGGAGCTTTGCGGGTGTTTAATGATGATATTGTTGAGCCTGGAAAAGGCTTTCCAACCCATCCGCATGAAGAAATGGAAATTATCACCATTGTTTTAGATGGTGAAATGACCCACGAAGACAGCATGGGTAATAAAACCGTTATAAAATCAGGAGATGTCCAGCGAATGTCGGCAGGAACAGGAATTACCCACTCTGAATTCAATCTAGCCAAAAAGCCGGTGCACTTTTATCAAATATGGATACTGCCTGACAAATCTGAACTTAAGCCAACCTATGATCAAAAAAACTTTGAATCATCCAAATGGAAAAACAAACTTTTGCCTTTGGCTTCAGGACAAAACATAGAAGAAACAGTTTCTTTTCATACTGATTCAACAATTTACCGCTGCTCTTTAGACCTAGACAAAGAAGTAAAACATGAAAATACAGCTGGACGAAAAATTTTTGTTTATCTTACCAAGGGGCAAATCTCAATAAATGATGAAATCTTGAATGCTAAAGATCAGGCAAGGATTGAACTGGAAGAATCCTTGACTATCAAAGCCTGGCAACCTTCTGATTTTATCCTGATCAACCTCTCTTCATAA